One window of Candidatus Methylomirabilota bacterium genomic DNA carries:
- a CDS encoding M20/M25/M40 family metallo-hydrolase codes for MSPASTSPLPVRETLAFVQRCWEEDVLPALTRYIEIPAKSPAFDPDWSAHGHIDKAVGLIEGWSRRRPIEGLSIETVRLPGRTPVILMDVPGTSPETILLYGHCDKQPEMIGWGEGLGPWMPVRRGDRLYGRGAQDDGYAAFCALTAIEAVQRAGAPHARLIVLIEASEESGSPDLPAYMEARAAKIGEPDLVICLDSGCGNYDQLWGTTSLRGVISALLTVEVLTEGVHSGAASGIVPSSFRIARQLLSRIEDERTGALARDFHVEVPPARAAEAKAVASVLTGEMAERFPVVDGMRYAQDDPVALLLANTWEPALAITGAAGLPSPKDGGNVLRPSTSLKLSLRIPPTLDAARAARRLKEILEADPPYGARVRCETGTPSPGWDAPATEPWLLEAVQATSERYFELPAMFKGLGGSIPFMAMLGERFPRAQFFITGTGGPGSNAHGPNEFLHVPYAQRLTACVADLIAAHYRARRGT; via the coding sequence ATGAGCCCTGCATCCACGAGCCCGCTGCCCGTCCGAGAGACACTGGCTTTTGTTCAGCGCTGCTGGGAGGAGGACGTCCTTCCCGCGCTCACCCGCTACATCGAGATCCCCGCCAAGTCGCCGGCCTTCGATCCCGACTGGTCCGCGCACGGCCACATCGACAAGGCGGTCGGTCTCATCGAGGGGTGGAGCCGGCGCCGGCCCATCGAAGGCCTCTCGATCGAGACCGTCCGTCTCCCCGGCCGCACGCCCGTGATCCTGATGGACGTGCCGGGGACGTCGCCCGAGACCATCCTGCTCTACGGCCACTGCGACAAGCAGCCCGAGATGATCGGGTGGGGCGAAGGCCTCGGGCCCTGGATGCCCGTGCGGCGGGGCGATCGCCTCTACGGCCGCGGGGCTCAGGACGACGGCTACGCGGCCTTCTGCGCCCTCACGGCCATCGAGGCCGTGCAGCGGGCGGGCGCGCCGCACGCGCGGCTCATCGTGCTGATCGAGGCCAGCGAGGAGAGCGGCAGCCCCGATCTGCCCGCCTACATGGAAGCCCGCGCGGCCAAGATCGGCGAGCCGGATCTCGTGATCTGTCTCGACTCCGGGTGCGGGAACTACGACCAGCTCTGGGGCACGACCTCGCTGCGCGGCGTGATCAGCGCGCTCCTCACCGTGGAAGTTCTGACGGAAGGCGTGCACTCCGGAGCGGCCAGTGGCATCGTGCCCTCGAGCTTCCGCATCGCGCGCCAGCTCCTTTCGCGGATCGAGGACGAGCGCACCGGCGCCCTCGCGCGGGATTTCCACGTCGAGGTGCCGCCGGCCCGCGCCGCGGAGGCGAAGGCGGTGGCCAGCGTCCTCACCGGAGAGATGGCCGAGCGCTTTCCCGTCGTTGACGGCATGCGCTACGCGCAGGACGATCCCGTGGCGCTCCTCCTCGCCAACACCTGGGAACCCGCCCTCGCCATCACCGGCGCCGCCGGCCTCCCCTCGCCCAAGGACGGCGGCAATGTGCTCCGCCCCTCGACCTCCCTCAAACTCTCCCTGCGCATCCCGCCCACGCTGGACGCCGCGCGGGCCGCCCGGCGGCTCAAGGAGATTCTCGAGGCCGATCCGCCCTATGGCGCTCGCGTGCGCTGCGAGACGGGCACCCCGTCGCCGGGCTGGGACGCGCCGGCCACCGAGCCCTGGCTGCTCGAAGCGGTGCAGGCCACGTCCGAGCGTTATTTCGAGCTTCCCGCCATGTTCAAGGGTCTGGGAGGCTCCATCCCGTTCATGGCCATGCTGGGTGAGCGCTTCCCGCGCGCGCAGTTTTTCATCACGGGAACGGGCGGCCCCGGCTCCAATGCCCACGGCCCCAACGAGTTCCTGCACGTGCCCTACGCCCAGCGCCTCACCGCCTGCGTGGCCGACCTGATCGCGGCGCACTACCGCGCGCGGCGAGGCACGTAG
- a CDS encoding class I SAM-dependent methyltransferase, producing the protein MTTDYDPIAEQYKRAKLQPWRTYVESFSLMSLLGDLSGKSVVDVACGDGYYTRRLRAHGAAKVLGVDLSGRMIELARAQEQEHRLGIEYEVGDGRDLRLPTNPDIVAAAYLLNYARDRAELGAMCASISRCLRPGGRFVTVNQNPALDFRAAPSYRPYGFETTTVDEWCEGTPITWTFYLEDGPFSIENYHLEVATHEDALRSAGFRQIHWHAPRLSPEGEAAFGREFWKILLDHSPITFLECTK; encoded by the coding sequence GTGACCACCGACTACGATCCGATCGCCGAGCAGTACAAGCGCGCGAAGCTTCAGCCGTGGCGGACGTATGTCGAGTCGTTCAGTTTGATGAGCCTGCTGGGCGATCTCTCGGGCAAGTCCGTGGTCGACGTGGCTTGCGGCGACGGCTACTACACGAGGCGGCTTCGCGCCCACGGGGCGGCCAAAGTTCTCGGGGTCGATCTCTCGGGGCGGATGATCGAATTGGCCCGCGCCCAGGAGCAGGAGCATCGTCTCGGCATCGAGTATGAGGTGGGCGACGGCCGGGACCTCAGGCTGCCCACGAATCCAGACATCGTGGCGGCCGCCTACCTGCTCAACTATGCGCGGGATCGCGCCGAGCTGGGGGCCATGTGCGCGAGCATCTCGCGCTGCCTGCGCCCTGGCGGGCGCTTCGTCACGGTCAACCAGAACCCGGCTCTGGATTTTCGAGCGGCGCCCTCCTACCGCCCGTACGGCTTCGAGACGACCACGGTGGACGAGTGGTGCGAGGGCACGCCCATCACGTGGACTTTCTATCTGGAAGATGGACCGTTCTCGATCGAGAACTACCACCTCGAGGTGGCGACCCACGAGGACGCGCTCCGGTCAGCGGGGTTCCGCCAGATTCACTGGCATGCGCCGCGACTTTCGCCGGAGGGCGAGGCGGCCTTCGGCCGTGAGTTCTGGAAGATCTTGCTGGACCATTCTCCGATCACTTTTCTCGAATGCACGAAATGA
- a CDS encoding TIM-barrel domain-containing protein, translated as MSDRTVPSRFERSGSTVRFYHDGALVAVTICTSRIVRIELADERDVAGPSYVGPRSWAGSPFEILEGERIRLSTAHLQVETSTRPVRLTLFDAAGAWLLREPAHGGMLSESVGDTRRRLRASFEFSDEQHFYGLGQGGRQLDRLGIARQLWNTHIGHGPGSDMGIPLLVSNRGYALFFDNTSDAMLSVGRSDGGVRITYTAEAGRLVWYFLIGRDLRGVMFEVAELLGRPPLPPRWALGFLQSTRHFDDTEELRRLPRTIREKRIPCDGLIYLSTYGEAQGWNRGVGHLGFQPSLWRDPPALIDEARQQHFEIITHEYPVLHEQSPLFAEAEANGYLLDEGYGRASETARRSANYREGQRYLDFSNPAVGAWWWAAHRELVKLGVAGWWLDGGEGPPATAKLHAGEGTLLHNIYDRFRHEAFAVGEAADRPDQRVFLLCRSGGAGMQRFGATCWSGDINNDFETLDAQIPLGLNTGLSGVPYWGTDVGGFFHPVTETGELYARWFQLGAFSPIFRSHGWVWREHVPWAHGAEVEKICRDYAELRYRLLPYTYTLAWQAHTLGLPFMRPLVLNYPDDPRVWQLGHEFLWGDDLLVAPVTREGARTWPVYLPAGGWYDFWSGARYEGPGGITLDAPLDRLPLLVRAGAIVPLGPVVQHTGERPLDEITLLVYPEGASSFELYEDDGRSNAYREGHRALTRFECVTGPKDVTLKIGEPVGDRSVVPANRRYLIRLRMDRARAVAVEGHGVLPRGSTPTGNSAAWWEDPNGFIVIRPPFRPTLAVTVT; from the coding sequence ATGTCCGACCGTACCGTTCCATCACGATTCGAGCGCAGCGGATCGACCGTCCGGTTTTACCATGACGGCGCGCTCGTGGCGGTCACCATCTGCACCTCGCGCATCGTCCGCATCGAGCTGGCCGATGAACGGGACGTGGCCGGTCCCTCGTACGTCGGCCCGCGGAGCTGGGCCGGCTCGCCCTTCGAGATCCTCGAAGGCGAGCGCATCCGTCTGTCCACGGCCCATCTCCAGGTCGAGACGTCGACGAGACCGGTGCGCCTCACCCTCTTCGACGCGGCGGGCGCGTGGCTGCTGAGAGAACCCGCGCACGGCGGAATGCTCTCGGAATCGGTGGGCGACACGCGCCGCCGCCTCCGCGCCTCCTTCGAGTTCTCCGACGAGCAGCACTTCTACGGCCTGGGCCAGGGCGGACGGCAGCTCGACCGGCTCGGTATCGCCCGCCAGCTCTGGAACACGCATATCGGGCACGGGCCGGGGTCGGACATGGGCATCCCGCTCCTGGTGTCCAATCGCGGCTACGCGCTCTTCTTCGACAATACGAGCGATGCCATGCTCTCGGTGGGCCGGTCGGATGGCGGAGTCCGGATCACCTACACCGCCGAAGCCGGGCGGCTCGTGTGGTACTTCCTCATTGGCCGCGACCTACGTGGAGTCATGTTCGAAGTAGCCGAGCTGCTCGGCCGGCCGCCCCTCCCGCCCCGCTGGGCGCTGGGATTCCTCCAGTCGACCCGCCACTTCGACGACACCGAGGAGCTGCGTCGGCTTCCGCGGACGATTCGCGAGAAGCGAATTCCCTGCGACGGCCTCATCTATCTCTCGACCTACGGCGAGGCCCAGGGCTGGAACCGCGGCGTGGGCCATCTCGGCTTTCAGCCGTCGCTCTGGCGGGATCCGCCCGCGCTGATCGACGAGGCGAGGCAGCAGCACTTCGAGATCATCACTCACGAGTACCCCGTGCTCCACGAACAGTCGCCCCTCTTCGCCGAGGCCGAGGCCAACGGGTATCTGCTCGACGAGGGCTATGGCCGAGCGAGCGAGACCGCGCGGCGGAGCGCCAACTATCGCGAGGGCCAGCGCTACCTGGACTTCTCGAACCCGGCCGTGGGCGCCTGGTGGTGGGCGGCCCACCGCGAGCTGGTCAAGCTCGGCGTCGCGGGCTGGTGGCTCGACGGGGGCGAGGGACCGCCCGCCACGGCCAAGCTCCACGCCGGTGAGGGCACGCTCCTCCACAACATCTACGACCGGTTCCGCCACGAGGCCTTCGCCGTCGGAGAGGCGGCCGATCGGCCCGACCAGCGCGTCTTCCTGCTCTGCCGCTCGGGGGGGGCGGGGATGCAGCGATTCGGGGCGACGTGCTGGTCGGGCGATATCAACAACGACTTCGAGACGCTCGATGCGCAGATTCCCCTGGGGCTCAATACCGGCCTGTCCGGCGTGCCGTACTGGGGCACGGACGTGGGCGGCTTCTTCCATCCGGTGACGGAGACGGGCGAGCTCTATGCTCGCTGGTTCCAGCTCGGCGCCTTCAGCCCCATCTTCCGCTCCCACGGCTGGGTGTGGCGCGAGCACGTGCCGTGGGCGCACGGCGCGGAAGTGGAAAAGATCTGCCGCGACTACGCGGAGCTTCGCTACCGGCTCTTGCCGTACACGTACACGCTGGCATGGCAGGCGCACACGCTCGGTCTCCCGTTCATGCGTCCGCTCGTCCTAAACTATCCGGACGATCCCCGAGTCTGGCAGCTTGGCCACGAGTTCCTCTGGGGCGACGACCTGCTGGTGGCGCCTGTCACGCGCGAAGGCGCGCGGACATGGCCCGTCTATCTGCCCGCGGGTGGCTGGTACGATTTCTGGAGCGGCGCGCGGTACGAAGGGCCGGGCGGCATCACCCTCGATGCGCCGCTCGACCGGCTGCCGCTCCTGGTGCGCGCCGGGGCCATCGTGCCGCTGGGGCCCGTGGTCCAGCACACGGGTGAGCGGCCGCTCGACGAGATCACCCTGCTGGTCTATCCGGAAGGCGCATCCAGCTTCGAGCTCTACGAGGACGATGGCCGGTCGAATGCCTATCGCGAAGGTCATCGCGCGCTCACACGCTTCGAATGCGTGACGGGCCCGAAGGACGTGACGCTGAAAATCGGCGAACCCGTCGGGGATCGGTCGGTGGTGCCGGCGAACCGGCGCTATCTGATCCGTCTGCGGATGGACAGGGCGAGAGCGGTGGCCGTCGAGGGGCACGGGGTGTTGCCGCGAGGGTCAACTCCGACTGGAAACAGCGCCGCTTGGTGGGAAGACCCAAACGGGTTCATTGTCATCCGTCCTCCCTTTCGGCCGACCCTCGCCGTCACCGTGACGTAG
- a CDS encoding nitroreductase family protein — MELYDVMRTTFSAREFTGDPLPDETLVRILDHARFAPSGGNRQGWKVVVVRDPDTKRALADLSGVAAKRYTAQVKNGENPWNTIDPPGVDAATIERTPAPPHLTESIAKAPVVLVIGVDLKVVASTDQELKRVGIVSGASIYPFAWNVLMAARHEGFGGTITTLAVAQEAKIQELLGLPAHVAVCTVMPLGRPVRRVTKLKRKPVGEFAMRERWGGPSLAG, encoded by the coding sequence ATGGAACTCTACGACGTGATGCGTACGACGTTTTCCGCGCGCGAGTTCACGGGCGACCCGCTTCCCGACGAGACGCTGGTGAGGATACTCGACCATGCGCGCTTTGCCCCCAGCGGCGGTAACCGCCAGGGGTGGAAGGTCGTCGTCGTCCGCGATCCCGACACCAAGCGCGCCCTGGCCGATCTGAGCGGCGTCGCCGCCAAGCGCTACACCGCCCAGGTGAAGAACGGCGAGAATCCGTGGAACACCATCGACCCGCCCGGTGTGGACGCCGCCACCATCGAGCGCACCCCTGCTCCCCCGCACCTGACGGAGTCGATCGCCAAGGCACCGGTGGTGCTCGTCATCGGTGTGGACCTCAAGGTCGTCGCCTCCACGGACCAGGAGCTGAAGCGCGTGGGCATCGTCAGCGGCGCGTCCATCTACCCCTTCGCCTGGAATGTCCTGATGGCCGCCCGCCACGAAGGCTTCGGGGGCACCATCACCACGCTGGCCGTCGCGCAGGAAGCCAAGATCCAGGAGCTGCTGGGCCTGCCCGCCCACGTCGCGGTGTGCACGGTCATGCCCCTCGGCCGCCCGGTGCGGCGCGTGACGAAGCTGAAGCGGAAGCCCGTGGGCGAGTTCGCGATGCGCGAGCGCTGGGGCGGGCCTTCGCTCGCCGGCTGA
- the pssA gene encoding CDP-diacylglycerol--serine O-phosphatidyltransferase has protein sequence MADTSSRKHFSMIRSFHLADLFTIANGVCGVSAIFQAMKYLSTHDPRHLYLGAVLVPLALIFDVLDGRIARWRHAASPMGRELDSLADVISFGVAPAAIAFAAGVNTRVDQLILLFFAMCGLSRLARYNVTAESLSDEKGKVEYFEGTPIPTSVVPLGLLMLAFYSGNLYPMELAGVTGHAITLLFLVSGALMISKTLRIPKP, from the coding sequence ATGGCGGACACTTCTTCCCGCAAGCACTTCTCGATGATCCGCTCCTTTCACCTGGCTGATCTCTTCACCATCGCGAACGGCGTCTGCGGCGTCAGCGCGATCTTCCAGGCCATGAAGTATCTGAGCACGCACGACCCGCGCCACCTCTACCTGGGAGCCGTGCTGGTTCCCCTCGCCCTGATCTTCGACGTGCTCGACGGGCGAATTGCCCGCTGGCGCCACGCGGCCTCCCCCATGGGGCGCGAGCTGGACTCCCTTGCCGACGTGATCTCGTTCGGGGTCGCGCCCGCCGCGATCGCCTTTGCCGCTGGGGTCAACACCCGGGTGGATCAGCTGATCCTGCTCTTCTTCGCCATGTGCGGATTGAGCCGGCTGGCGCGCTACAACGTGACCGCGGAGAGCCTCTCGGACGAGAAGGGCAAGGTTGAATACTTCGAGGGCACGCCCATTCCCACGAGCGTGGTGCCGCTCGGCCTGCTCATGCTGGCGTTCTACAGCGGCAATCTGTATCCGATGGAGCTGGCCGGGGTTACCGGGCATGCCATCACGCTTCTCTTCCTGGTCTCCGGCGCGCTCATGATCAGCAAGACGCTGCGAATTCCCAAGCCCTAA
- a CDS encoding heparan-alpha-glucosaminide N-acetyltransferase domain-containing protein, which translates to MSSAERRPPIASRLSFLDGLRGVAIILMVVNHTSRDWMDVPMGWARYHLVYGSLIWPASIFLFLVGFCLPISYHRRGESEGVLGDLRKYFRRGIGIIAAGYVLNVIMLPRGPVPPEERFWHGGVLQTIGLGIIVLGPLVPVLRRRWARWMLLALAVLIYLSYGWSRPTLARWSAAHPVVGVMLFGDFPPWPWLSAALIGLVLGWVWLEARARGPKAEKRYFATAAVVGLVFLLAYDAWEFWMPTSPRFGFPRDWALNHYWTPRGVTTFLVIAGDAWLLAICYWLMEVRGWKLPWLVTLGQTALVLYFVHQLIEETLIHRALGLRFNNWILYWSANIALIVLCVYLGRLWQAVKPRLRTMAPQATAQP; encoded by the coding sequence ATGTCATCCGCGGAACGACGCCCCCCCATCGCGAGCCGGCTCAGCTTCCTCGACGGCCTGCGTGGCGTCGCCATCATCCTCATGGTCGTCAATCACACGTCCCGCGACTGGATGGACGTGCCCATGGGGTGGGCCCGCTATCATCTCGTCTACGGCAGCCTCATCTGGCCGGCCTCCATCTTTCTCTTTCTCGTGGGCTTCTGCCTGCCCATCTCGTATCATCGCCGCGGAGAGAGCGAGGGTGTCCTGGGGGACCTGCGCAAGTACTTCCGGCGCGGAATCGGCATCATCGCCGCGGGGTATGTTCTCAATGTCATCATGCTGCCCCGTGGCCCCGTGCCGCCGGAGGAGCGATTCTGGCACGGCGGCGTGCTGCAGACGATCGGGCTCGGCATCATCGTGCTCGGACCGCTCGTGCCGGTGCTGCGCCGGCGCTGGGCGCGCTGGATGCTGCTGGCCCTGGCCGTGCTCATCTATCTCTCGTACGGCTGGTCACGCCCGACCCTCGCGCGCTGGAGCGCGGCTCATCCCGTCGTGGGCGTCATGCTCTTCGGCGATTTTCCGCCCTGGCCCTGGCTGAGCGCCGCGCTCATCGGGCTCGTGCTCGGCTGGGTGTGGCTCGAGGCGCGGGCCCGCGGCCCGAAGGCGGAGAAGCGATATTTCGCGACCGCGGCCGTGGTGGGACTGGTTTTCCTCCTGGCCTATGATGCGTGGGAGTTCTGGATGCCGACCAGTCCGCGCTTTGGTTTCCCGCGAGACTGGGCCCTGAACCACTACTGGACGCCGCGCGGGGTGACGACATTCCTCGTCATCGCGGGCGACGCGTGGCTGCTCGCCATCTGCTACTGGCTCATGGAGGTGCGCGGGTGGAAGCTGCCCTGGCTGGTCACGCTGGGTCAGACCGCGCTGGTGCTCTACTTCGTTCACCAGCTGATCGAGGAGACGCTCATCCATCGCGCCCTGGGGCTGCGGTTCAACAACTGGATCCTCTACTGGTCGGCGAATATCGCGCTCATCGTGCTCTGCGTCTACCTGGGCCGCCTCTGGCAGGCCGTGAAGCCTCGGCTGCGCACGATGGCCCCGCAGGCCACCGCCCAGCCATAG